In Drosophila pseudoobscura strain MV-25-SWS-2005 chromosome 4, UCI_Dpse_MV25, whole genome shotgun sequence, the following proteins share a genomic window:
- the Spn31A gene encoding serine protease inhibitor 42Dd isoform X2, producing MSEAPNPPASSVPPESNLAAEIYHSIASTATDQNVLMSPLLLEASLALLYLGSDGATAEEFQKLLRLTQRFPSNAKMANYYAAELANVTRDADTHVELQNRLLIQPNPESSPGGIAEDFQKIAQTYFHVTAECINMEQTEKLRRHVSEQILAAVGGGNWQSTLVDSGHAAKLLLLLAANLQSKWFLPFSAYRTGLYEFHSNKGETSKSVAMLFDDDMFVKYAELRELNARAIELPYEHAEELSMLLILPNQREGLAKLEGQLRGIDLGALQQCMQMEGVQVLLPKFSIDFECSLRQPLKQLGFEEIFSASANFKHVHPSGNLPVADVLQKLRINLNESGSGSEPPRAAAEYKPIVISNSSRQKFFRADHPFFFAIRSENVTYLMGHVVEF from the exons ATGAGTGAAGCACCCAATCCCCCTGCGAGCAGCGTTCCACCGGAGTCCAATCTAGCTGCGGAGATCTATCACAGCATTGCATCGACGGCCACCGATCAGAATGTGCTCATGTCGCCTCTGCTCCTGGAAGCCAGTCTGGCACTCCTCTACCTTGGCTCAGATGGAGCCACCGCAGAAGAATTCCAGAAGCTGTTGCGGCTTACGCAACGCTTCCCAAGCAATGCCAAGATGGCCAACTATTACGCTGCAGAGCTTGCAAATGTAACCAGGGATGCTGATACCCACGTTGAATTGCAGAACCGCCTGCTGATACAGCCGAACCCTGAGTCCAGCCCTGGAGGGATAGCTGAAGATTTTCAGAAAATTGCTCAAACATACTTTCATGTGACTGCCGAGTGCATCAATATGGAACAGACGGAGAAGCTGCGTCGTCACGTAAGCGAACAGATATTGGCCGCTGTTGGAGGCGGCAACTGGCAATCGACTCTTGTAGATAGTGGTCATGCGGCCaagctgctgctcttgctggCGGCGAACCTCCAAAGCAAGTGGTTTCTTCCCTTTAGTGCATACCGTACGGGTCTCTACGAGTTCCACAGCAACAAAGGCGAAACATCAAAGTCGGTGGCCATGCTGTTCGACGACGATATGTTTGTGAAGTACGCGGAGCTGAGGGAACTGAACGCCCGCGCCATTGAGCTTCCCTACGAGCACGCTGAAGAACTGTCCATGCTGCTAATCCTGCCCAATCAACGCGAGGGACTCGCGAAACTGGAAGGCCAGCTGCGCGGAATCGATCTGGGCGCATTGCAGCAGTGCATGCAAATGGAGGGAGTGCAGGTGCTGCTGCCTAAATTTAGTATCGATTTCGAGTGCAGCTTGCGGCAGCCCTTGAAGCAG cTCGGTTTTGAAGAGATCTTTTCGGCATCGGCGAACTTTAAGCATGTGCATCCCTCCGGAAATCTGCCCGTAGCCGACGTTCTCCAAAAGTTGCGGATTAACCTAAATGAGTCTGGTTCTGGATCAGAACCACCCAGAGCCGCGGCAg AGTATAAACCCATTGTGATCAGCAATTCCTCCCGTCAAAAGTTCTTTCGGGCCGACCATCCGTTTTTCTTTGCCATACGCAGTGAGAATGTCACCTACTTGATGGGACACGTGGTAGAGTTTTAG
- the Pen gene encoding importin subunit alpha — translation MNKTDANTRQGSYKSNTINTQDSRMRRHEVTIELRKSKKEDQMFKRRNINDEDLTSPLKELNGQSPVQLSVDEIVAAMNSEDQERQFMGMQSARKMLSRERNPPIDLMIGHGIVPICIRFLQNTSNTMLQFEAAWALTNIASGTSDQTRCVIEHNAVPHFVALLQSNSINLAEQAVWALGNIAGDGAAARDIVIQHNVIDGILPLINNETPLSFLRNIVWLMSNLCRNKNPSPPFEQVTRLLPVLSQLLLSQDIQVLADACWALSYVTDDDNHKIQAVVDSDAVPRLVKLLQMDEPSIIVPALRSVGNIVTGTDVQTDVVIAAGGLPRLGLLLQHNKSNIVKEAAWTVSNITAGNQKQIQAVIEAGIFQQLRNVLEKGDFKAQKEAAWAVTNTTTSGTPEQIVDLIEKFKILKPFIDLLDAKDPRTIKVVQTGLSNLFALAEKLGGTENLCLMVEEMGGLDKLETLQQHENEEVYKKAYAIIDTYFSNGDDEAEQELAPQEVNGALEFNATQPKAPEGGYTF, via the exons ATGAATAAAACGGATGCAAACACTCGTCAGGGCTCCTATAAGTCCAACACAATCAACACGCAG GACTCGCGCATGCGTCGCCATGAGGTTACCATTGAGTTGCGCAAGTCCAAAAAGGAGGATCAGATGTTCAAGCGTCGCAACATCAACGACGAAGACCTCACCTCGCCCCTGAAAGAATTAAATGGTCAGTCGCCGGTGCAGCTGTCGGTGGATGAGATTGTGGCGGCCATGAACAGCGAGGATCAGGAGCGCCAGTTCATGGGTATGCAGTCGGCACGGAAGATGCTGAGTCGCGAGCGCAATCCACCCATTGATCTAATGATTGGCCATGGCATCGTTCCCATATGCATACGATTTCTTCAAAACACCAGCAA TACCATGTTGCAGTTTGAGGCAGCCTGGGCTTTGACAAACATTGCCTCGGGAACATCTGACCAGACACGCTGTGTCATCGAGCACAATGCGGTGCCGCATTTTGTTGCCCTGCTGCAGTCGAACTCTATCAATCTTGCTGAGCAGGCCGTATGGGCTTTGGGTAACATAGCCGGCGATGGGGCCGCTGCTCGCGACATTGTAATCCAACATAATGTCATCGATGGTATTTTGCCGCTGATTAACAACGAAACGCCGCTTTCATTTTTGCGGAACATTGTCTGGTTGATGTCGAATCTGTGCCGCAACAAGAATCCTTCGCCGCCCTTTGAACAAGTGACACGCTTGCTGCCAGTTCTGTCGCAGCTTTTGCTTAGTCAAGATATTCAGGTTTTGGCCGACGCCTGCTGGGCTTTGTCATATGTCACCGATGATGACAACCACAAGATTCAGGCGGTAGTGGACTCGGATGCAGTTCCTAGACTAGTgaaacttttgcaaatggaTGAGCCCAGCATAATTGTGCCAGCACTGCGCAGTGTGGGAAACATTGTCACCGGCACAGATGTACAG ACCGATGTTGTTATTGCTGCGGGTGGCTTGCCCCGACtgggtctgctgctgcagcacaaCAAGAGCAACATTGTCAAGGAGGCTGCTTGGACTGTAAGTAACATAACAGCAGGTAATCAGAAGCAAATCCAAGCAGTTATTGAAGCTGGTATCTTCCAACAACTACGCAACGTGCTCGAGAAGGGCGATTTTAAGGCACAAAAAGAGGCCGCATGGGCAGTGACCAACACGACAACATCGGGCACCCCAGAGCAGATTGTGGATCTCATTGAGAAGTTCAAAATATTGAAGCCATTCATCGACTTGCTCGATGCTAAAGATCCACGCACCATCAAAGTTGTGCAGACTGGCTTGTCCAACCTCTTTGCGCTGGCCGAGAAACTGGGCGGTACTGAGAACCTCTGTCTCATGGTCGAAGAGATGGGCGGATTGGATAAACTGGAAACATTGCAGCAACACGAGAACGAAGAGGTGTACAAGAAGGCGTACGCAATTATCGATACCTACTTCAGCAATGGCGACGACGAGGCCGAGCAAGAGCTCGCCCCCCAGGAAGTGAATGGAGCCCTCGAATTTAATGCAACTCAGCCTAAGGCTCCAGAGGGTGGTTACACATTCTAG
- the Spn31A gene encoding serine protease inhibitor 42Dd isoform X1, with protein MQRQSTDSIARAADLSRPIMSEAPNPPASSVPPESNLAAEIYHSIASTATDQNVLMSPLLLEASLALLYLGSDGATAEEFQKLLRLTQRFPSNAKMANYYAAELANVTRDADTHVELQNRLLIQPNPESSPGGIAEDFQKIAQTYFHVTAECINMEQTEKLRRHVSEQILAAVGGGNWQSTLVDSGHAAKLLLLLAANLQSKWFLPFSAYRTGLYEFHSNKGETSKSVAMLFDDDMFVKYAELRELNARAIELPYEHAEELSMLLILPNQREGLAKLEGQLRGIDLGALQQCMQMEGVQVLLPKFSIDFECSLRQPLKQLGFEEIFSASANFKHVHPSGNLPVADVLQKLRINLNESGSGSEPPRAAAEYKPIVISNSSRQKFFRADHPFFFAIRSENVTYLMGHVVEF; from the exons ATGCAGCGGCAGTCCACC GATTCCATCGCAAGAGCAGCAGATCTGAGCCGCCCCATTATGAGTGAAGCACCCAATCCCCCTGCGAGCAGCGTTCCACCGGAGTCCAATCTAGCTGCGGAGATCTATCACAGCATTGCATCGACGGCCACCGATCAGAATGTGCTCATGTCGCCTCTGCTCCTGGAAGCCAGTCTGGCACTCCTCTACCTTGGCTCAGATGGAGCCACCGCAGAAGAATTCCAGAAGCTGTTGCGGCTTACGCAACGCTTCCCAAGCAATGCCAAGATGGCCAACTATTACGCTGCAGAGCTTGCAAATGTAACCAGGGATGCTGATACCCACGTTGAATTGCAGAACCGCCTGCTGATACAGCCGAACCCTGAGTCCAGCCCTGGAGGGATAGCTGAAGATTTTCAGAAAATTGCTCAAACATACTTTCATGTGACTGCCGAGTGCATCAATATGGAACAGACGGAGAAGCTGCGTCGTCACGTAAGCGAACAGATATTGGCCGCTGTTGGAGGCGGCAACTGGCAATCGACTCTTGTAGATAGTGGTCATGCGGCCaagctgctgctcttgctggCGGCGAACCTCCAAAGCAAGTGGTTTCTTCCCTTTAGTGCATACCGTACGGGTCTCTACGAGTTCCACAGCAACAAAGGCGAAACATCAAAGTCGGTGGCCATGCTGTTCGACGACGATATGTTTGTGAAGTACGCGGAGCTGAGGGAACTGAACGCCCGCGCCATTGAGCTTCCCTACGAGCACGCTGAAGAACTGTCCATGCTGCTAATCCTGCCCAATCAACGCGAGGGACTCGCGAAACTGGAAGGCCAGCTGCGCGGAATCGATCTGGGCGCATTGCAGCAGTGCATGCAAATGGAGGGAGTGCAGGTGCTGCTGCCTAAATTTAGTATCGATTTCGAGTGCAGCTTGCGGCAGCCCTTGAAGCAG cTCGGTTTTGAAGAGATCTTTTCGGCATCGGCGAACTTTAAGCATGTGCATCCCTCCGGAAATCTGCCCGTAGCCGACGTTCTCCAAAAGTTGCGGATTAACCTAAATGAGTCTGGTTCTGGATCAGAACCACCCAGAGCCGCGGCAg AGTATAAACCCATTGTGATCAGCAATTCCTCCCGTCAAAAGTTCTTTCGGGCCGACCATCCGTTTTTCTTTGCCATACGCAGTGAGAATGTCACCTACTTGATGGGACACGTGGTAGAGTTTTAG